In Bacteroidota bacterium, one DNA window encodes the following:
- the gltB gene encoding glutamate synthase large subunit, with amino-acid sequence MSVPPPVPDDPALAQTQRLLYDPRQHHDACGVGFVATLTNTPSHTIVRHGLEVLERLNHRGAYGCDEASGDGAGILLQLPHAFLKAKAALREVRLPRPGHYGVGVVFMPKDLEAQQTYRSLFEDTASAEGMKVLGWRRVPVKSGVLGPVARSNEPAIFQVFVRRGRSFRRAPFEQRLYVLRRRATKAAHALAGKHETLPRGFHLISLSSRTLVYKGMLIPEQLSAYFPDLRDPTLASALAVVHSRFSTNTLPEWHLAQPFRMLCHNGEINTVRGNRNWWSSREALFSSKDFGADLDHVRPVMTPGDSDSKSLDAAVELLVHGGRTLPEAVMLMIPEAWQHEGEPGTGTMDAARKAFYEFHACLMEPWDGPATIPFTDGRFLGAVLDRNGLRPSRYTVTDDGLVVLSSETGVLDLDPARIVRKGRLEPGRMLLLDLKAGRIIDDADIKATIAKKKPYRKWLDQHLVPFARVQGAAERLSPRDEQGSAHDLRTRQRLFGFTLEDLTLLLPPMARGGKEALGSMGDDTPLAVLSDKQRLLYDYFRQNFAQVTNPPLDAIREELVTALSIHLGATGNLLAPTAEACEVIRLDQPILTQTDLAALHAYGKAYPAFRTATLDATWTTGDGEAAGNAGRALDVGLDALCEAADAAIGAGATILVLSDSAAGPARLPIPSLLAAGAVHHHLVRTLRRGRCELVIETQEAREVHHMACLLGNGATAICPTLALDSIRNAAGRDGFDQSKAEANYVKALGKGLLKVMSKMGISTLQSYQSAQQFEALGVARSVVDAYFTGTPTRIEGADLADIAQSAVRRHATAFQETHRDGVSAIDVGGRYGWRREGERHHYGPASIGHLQHAVRTRNYESYQQFAEAVDITNAQRGTLRSLLEFDDDDSADTSRAIPLSEVEPWTEIVKRFKTGAMSYGSISAEAHETLAVAMNRLGGKSNTGEGGEDPKRYARTHKARSAIKQVASGRFGVTIQYLAGADEIQIKMAQGAKPGEGGQLPGKKVNDEIARTRHSTQGVGLISPPPHHDIYSIEDLAQLIHDLKNTRPKARISVKLVAQAGVGTVAAGVAKAKADVILISGSDGGTGASPQTSVAHTGLPWELGLSEAQQALVATGLRNRVTIECDGHLKTGRDVAIAALLGAEEFGFATAPLVAMGCVMMRKCHLNVCPVGIATQHPALRKKFAGTPEHVVEYFHLVAQDLRRLMARLGFRTVAEMVGRVGRLRRHEPTEDERQRPSARKRAGLDLRPILAQPRTPDVLLPYVVYQQDHDLGSKIDHRFIDAIQERLDPRLLDADDPADLEPLTLRVALKNTHRSFGTMLSGAMARRVLKYDHDYPDGAVTVWATGSAGQSFGAYGIRGLALHVEGDANDYLGKGLSGATISVRPPVAASFVAEDNVIVGNVALYGATSGRLFVRGRAGERFAVRNSGAEAVVEGVGDHGCEYMTGGRVVVLGATGRNFAAGMSGGLAYVLDTDGRFAAERCNPEMVDLFAVEPASPDSVALRNLIEAHAHTTGSHLARRLLDTWTESLRRFVKVYPTEYRRALEGPTSSGDGIASDRDLARYTVRTSGRDWGFGDREKSE; translated from the coding sequence ATGTCTGTCCCACCACCCGTTCCCGACGACCCTGCTCTAGCCCAGACACAGCGCTTGCTCTACGATCCTCGACAGCATCACGACGCGTGCGGCGTGGGCTTCGTCGCCACACTCACCAATACGCCGTCGCACACGATCGTCCGGCACGGGCTCGAAGTCCTGGAGCGCCTCAACCATCGCGGAGCATACGGGTGCGACGAGGCGTCTGGGGACGGTGCAGGCATCCTGCTCCAGCTCCCGCACGCCTTCCTCAAAGCGAAGGCCGCCTTGCGCGAGGTTCGCCTTCCGCGCCCAGGCCATTATGGCGTCGGCGTGGTGTTTATGCCGAAGGATCTGGAAGCGCAGCAGACCTACCGCTCCCTGTTTGAGGACACCGCAAGCGCTGAGGGCATGAAGGTGCTCGGTTGGCGCCGCGTCCCCGTCAAGAGCGGCGTGTTGGGACCGGTGGCACGCTCCAACGAGCCAGCCATCTTCCAGGTCTTCGTCCGCCGAGGGCGCAGCTTCCGACGCGCGCCGTTCGAGCAGCGGCTCTATGTGCTCCGCCGCCGGGCCACCAAGGCAGCCCACGCGCTCGCCGGCAAGCACGAAACGCTGCCGCGTGGCTTCCACCTGATCAGCCTGTCTAGCCGCACCCTTGTCTACAAGGGTATGCTCATCCCCGAGCAACTGAGCGCCTACTTCCCCGATCTGCGCGACCCCACGCTGGCAAGCGCGCTCGCGGTGGTCCATTCACGCTTCAGCACCAACACGCTGCCGGAGTGGCATCTCGCGCAGCCGTTTCGGATGCTCTGCCACAACGGCGAAATCAACACGGTGCGCGGCAACCGCAACTGGTGGAGCAGCCGTGAGGCGCTGTTCTCGTCGAAAGACTTCGGGGCCGACCTCGACCACGTCCGACCCGTGATGACGCCTGGCGACTCCGACTCGAAGTCGCTCGATGCGGCCGTGGAGTTGTTGGTGCACGGCGGGCGCACGCTGCCGGAGGCCGTGATGCTGATGATCCCCGAGGCGTGGCAGCACGAAGGGGAGCCAGGGACGGGGACGATGGACGCCGCACGTAAGGCGTTCTACGAGTTCCATGCGTGTCTCATGGAGCCGTGGGACGGCCCCGCTACGATCCCGTTCACCGACGGTCGATTTCTCGGTGCTGTTCTCGATCGCAATGGCCTGCGACCGTCGCGCTATACCGTGACAGACGATGGCCTCGTCGTGCTGTCGTCAGAGACGGGCGTGCTCGACCTCGACCCTGCTCGGATTGTTAGAAAGGGTCGCCTGGAGCCCGGCCGGATGCTCCTGCTCGACCTCAAGGCCGGTCGCATCATCGACGACGCTGATATCAAAGCGACTATCGCCAAGAAGAAGCCTTACCGGAAGTGGCTCGACCAGCACCTCGTACCGTTTGCACGGGTCCAGGGGGCGGCTGAGCGCCTTTCGCCACGGGACGAGCAAGGCTCGGCGCACGACCTACGCACCCGTCAGCGTCTCTTCGGCTTCACGCTCGAAGACCTCACGCTGCTGCTCCCGCCGATGGCGCGCGGCGGCAAGGAAGCGCTCGGCTCGATGGGCGACGACACGCCGCTAGCCGTGCTGTCGGACAAGCAGCGGCTGCTCTACGACTACTTCCGCCAGAATTTTGCGCAGGTCACCAACCCGCCGCTGGACGCGATCCGCGAAGAACTCGTCACGGCACTCTCGATCCACCTCGGCGCAACGGGTAACCTCCTCGCGCCAACCGCGGAGGCATGCGAGGTCATCCGCCTCGATCAGCCGATCCTAACCCAGACCGATCTCGCCGCGTTGCATGCCTACGGTAAAGCGTATCCGGCCTTCCGTACTGCTACCCTTGACGCGACCTGGACGACAGGAGACGGGGAAGCTGCAGGCAATGCTGGGAGGGCGCTTGACGTAGGCCTGGACGCACTTTGCGAAGCTGCCGACGCCGCCATCGGCGCTGGCGCTACCATTCTCGTCCTCTCGGATAGCGCGGCGGGGCCCGCTCGGCTTCCCATCCCGTCGCTTCTGGCGGCAGGAGCAGTCCACCACCACCTCGTGCGCACGCTGCGTCGCGGGCGCTGCGAACTCGTCATCGAGACGCAGGAGGCGCGTGAGGTGCACCATATGGCGTGCCTCCTCGGCAACGGCGCAACGGCCATCTGTCCGACGCTCGCCCTCGACTCGATCCGCAACGCGGCCGGGCGCGATGGCTTTGACCAGAGTAAGGCGGAGGCGAACTACGTCAAGGCCCTCGGTAAAGGACTGCTGAAGGTGATGTCGAAAATGGGCATTTCGACGCTCCAGAGCTACCAGTCGGCGCAGCAATTCGAGGCACTGGGGGTGGCACGATCCGTCGTCGACGCCTACTTCACCGGCACGCCGACGCGCATCGAGGGCGCCGACCTTGCCGATATCGCACAGTCGGCCGTGCGTCGACACGCGACAGCGTTCCAGGAGACACACCGGGACGGCGTGTCGGCCATCGACGTGGGCGGTCGCTATGGCTGGCGGCGCGAGGGCGAGCGTCACCACTACGGCCCCGCGTCCATCGGCCATCTGCAGCATGCCGTCCGGACGAGGAATTATGAGAGCTACCAGCAGTTCGCCGAGGCTGTCGACATCACGAACGCGCAGCGCGGCACGCTGCGCAGCTTGCTGGAGTTCGACGATGACGACAGCGCGGACACCAGCCGCGCGATCCCGCTCAGCGAGGTTGAGCCGTGGACCGAGATCGTGAAGCGGTTCAAGACCGGCGCGATGTCGTACGGCTCCATCTCCGCCGAGGCGCACGAGACGTTGGCCGTGGCGATGAACCGGCTCGGCGGCAAGAGCAACACCGGCGAGGGCGGGGAGGACCCGAAGCGCTATGCCCGCACGCACAAAGCGCGGAGCGCGATCAAGCAAGTCGCTTCGGGCCGTTTCGGCGTTACGATCCAATATCTCGCCGGGGCCGACGAGATCCAGATCAAGATGGCGCAGGGGGCCAAGCCGGGAGAAGGCGGCCAGCTTCCTGGCAAGAAAGTCAACGACGAGATCGCGCGCACCCGCCACTCGACGCAGGGTGTTGGGCTCATTTCGCCGCCGCCGCACCACGACATTTACTCGATCGAAGACCTCGCGCAGCTCATCCACGATCTGAAGAACACGCGTCCCAAGGCGCGGATCTCGGTCAAGCTCGTTGCGCAGGCGGGCGTCGGGACGGTCGCCGCAGGCGTCGCAAAGGCGAAAGCGGACGTAATCCTCATCAGCGGGTCCGACGGCGGCACCGGCGCCTCGCCGCAGACGAGCGTGGCACACACGGGCCTCCCGTGGGAACTCGGCCTCAGCGAGGCGCAGCAGGCCCTCGTGGCGACCGGCCTCCGCAACCGCGTGACCATCGAATGCGACGGCCACCTCAAAACGGGCCGCGATGTGGCGATCGCGGCCCTGCTCGGCGCTGAAGAGTTTGGCTTCGCGACAGCCCCGCTCGTGGCGATGGGCTGCGTGATGATGCGCAAGTGCCACCTCAACGTGTGCCCTGTTGGCATCGCCACGCAGCATCCAGCGCTCCGGAAGAAGTTCGCGGGCACCCCCGAGCACGTCGTTGAATACTTTCACCTCGTCGCGCAAGACCTGCGGCGCCTCATGGCACGCCTGGGCTTCCGCACCGTCGCCGAGATGGTCGGCCGCGTGGGTCGACTTCGACGCCACGAACCGACGGAGGACGAGCGGCAGCGGCCGTCGGCACGGAAGCGTGCGGGCCTCGACTTGCGTCCGATCCTGGCGCAGCCTCGCACGCCCGATGTGCTGCTGCCCTACGTCGTCTACCAGCAAGACCACGACCTGGGGAGCAAGATCGACCACCGCTTCATCGACGCGATCCAGGAGCGCCTCGACCCGCGCCTGCTCGACGCCGACGATCCGGCCGACCTGGAGCCGCTCACGCTGCGTGTCGCACTCAAGAACACGCACCGGTCCTTCGGGACGATGCTCTCCGGCGCGATGGCCCGGCGCGTGTTGAAGTATGACCACGACTATCCCGACGGGGCTGTCACGGTCTGGGCGACCGGCTCCGCTGGACAAAGCTTCGGCGCATACGGCATCCGCGGCCTCGCGCTCCACGTCGAAGGCGACGCGAACGACTACCTCGGGAAAGGCCTCTCGGGTGCCACCATCTCGGTACGGCCGCCTGTCGCGGCGTCGTTCGTCGCCGAGGACAACGTGATCGTCGGCAACGTGGCGCTCTACGGGGCGACCTCGGGGCGGCTTTTCGTGCGCGGTAGGGCGGGCGAGCGCTTCGCCGTGCGCAACAGCGGCGCTGAGGCCGTCGTGGAGGGCGTCGGCGACCACGGGTGCGAATACATGACCGGCGGTCGAGTCGTCGTGCTTGGTGCGACCGGTCGCAACTTCGCGGCGGGCATGTCAGGCGGCCTCGCCTACGTGCTGGATACCGACGGACGCTTTGCTGCTGAGCGCTGCAACCCCGAGATGGTCGATCTCTTCGCGGTTGAACCTGCCAGCCCGGATTCGGTCGCACTGCGCAACCTGATCGAAGCACATGCCCACACGACAGGCAGCCACCTGGCCCGCAGGCTCCTAGATACCTGGACCGAGTCGCTGCGGCGGTTTGTCAAGGTCTACCCGACCGAGTACCGACGCGCCCTCGAAGGGCCGACTAGTTCCGGCGATGGCATCGCCTCCGACCGGGATTTGGCGAGGTACACCGTGCGCACCTCGGGACGCGACTGGGGCTTCGGTGACCGGGAAAAGAGCGAATAG
- a CDS encoding glutamate synthase subunit beta, which produces MTKDHLDFIERPRRGPQRRDVAARVRDDRDVYIPLVEQQVTQQARRCMGCGVPFCQSGCPLGNAIPDWNDAVMDGRWRDAYERLAATNNFPEFTGRICPAPCESACVLGLIEDPVTIEHIEQAIAEHAFQEGWVQPATPTQATGKHIAIVGSGPAGLAAAEQLRRVGHGVTVFERDEQPGGLLRYGIPDFKLEKHVVERRVALLEAAGIQFRCSVEVGRDVTFVDLRTQHDAVLLATGATRPRPLGVPGDTLDGVHYAWEYLWQDTRRVAGVAPPSIDAKGKHVIVIGGGDTASDCIGVANRQGAASIANFHIWPALPTERPTDQPWPFVAHTLEVSSSHEEGCERVWAVATQALHGEEEVCRLTTLDVEVTEQDGRRRRRAVPGTEREWRADLVLVAIGYAGPETEPLVAQLPVELDERGRIATDDRFATDHPGVFAAGDNRRGASLVVWAISEGREAARAIDTYLVGASTLPTKGDGDLVG; this is translated from the coding sequence ATGACGAAAGACCACCTCGACTTTATCGAGCGCCCCCGGCGGGGACCTCAGCGCCGCGACGTGGCAGCCCGCGTGCGTGACGACCGCGATGTGTACATCCCGCTTGTCGAGCAACAGGTTACGCAACAGGCGCGCCGGTGCATGGGTTGCGGCGTGCCGTTCTGCCAGAGCGGCTGCCCGCTCGGCAATGCCATCCCCGACTGGAACGACGCGGTCATGGACGGCCGCTGGCGCGACGCCTACGAGCGGCTCGCCGCGACCAATAACTTCCCGGAGTTCACCGGTCGCATTTGCCCCGCCCCCTGTGAGTCGGCGTGCGTGCTCGGCCTGATCGAGGACCCTGTCACCATCGAGCACATCGAGCAGGCCATCGCCGAGCACGCATTTCAGGAGGGCTGGGTGCAGCCTGCCACGCCCACGCAGGCAACAGGGAAGCACATCGCTATCGTCGGGAGCGGCCCTGCGGGGCTCGCGGCGGCGGAGCAACTCCGGCGTGTCGGCCACGGGGTCACGGTCTTCGAGCGCGACGAACAGCCCGGCGGGCTCCTTCGCTACGGCATCCCCGACTTCAAGCTTGAAAAACACGTCGTCGAACGCCGCGTTGCCTTGCTCGAAGCGGCGGGCATCCAGTTCCGGTGCAGCGTTGAGGTTGGCCGCGACGTGACGTTCGTGGACCTCCGCACACAGCACGACGCGGTGCTCCTAGCAACCGGAGCCACGCGCCCCCGCCCGCTCGGCGTCCCCGGTGACACTCTAGACGGTGTGCACTACGCCTGGGAGTATCTCTGGCAGGACACGCGTCGTGTCGCCGGGGTCGCGCCGCCATCCATCGACGCAAAGGGCAAGCACGTCATCGTCATTGGCGGCGGCGATACGGCCTCGGACTGTATCGGCGTGGCGAATCGCCAGGGTGCGGCCTCGATCGCCAATTTCCACATTTGGCCCGCGCTGCCCACCGAACGCCCGACCGACCAGCCCTGGCCGTTCGTCGCGCACACGCTGGAGGTGAGCAGTTCGCACGAGGAGGGCTGCGAGCGTGTCTGGGCCGTCGCCACGCAAGCGTTGCACGGCGAGGAGGAGGTATGCCGCCTCACAACGCTCGACGTGGAGGTAACCGAGCAGGATGGACGCCGGCGTCGCCGGGCGGTGCCAGGGACAGAGCGCGAGTGGCGGGCCGACCTCGTGCTGGTCGCCATTGGCTATGCGGGCCCCGAGACAGAGCCACTCGTGGCGCAACTGCCGGTTGAACTTGACGAGCGCGGGCGTATCGCTACGGACGACCGCTTCGCGACGGACCACCCCGGCGTCTTCGCCGCAGGCGATAACCGGCGTGGGGCTTCACTCGTCGTCTGGGCGATCTCCGAGGGCCGCGAAGCCGCGCGGGCCATCGACACCTACTTGGTGGGTGCGTCGACGCTGCCTACCAAAGGCGATGGTGATCTCGTCGGGTGA
- a CDS encoding DUF5671 domain-containing protein: MSEPDALLRFVREALALGRDRAEIAATLRDAGWPEEQVHTALRSFADVDYPVPVPRPKPYLSAKEAFWYLVLFTTLYLWAIFFGVLLFDLIDVAVPDATDPDYTLRYRADGIRWAIAAILVAFPTFLFMARFIGRSLEREPEKRASRVRKWLTYLTLFVTVCILVGDLMSLLYNLLSGDLTLRFLLKVVVVGMIAGGILVFYLLDLRRDDAPLEQQRSVWSRRIGMGLSGVIAAGIVAGFFVIGSPTTARGVQLDDQRIDDLRFVESSLATYWARERTLPADLTEVTAIEYRSDDVLLDPETGVAYDYEVRSDSTYTLCATFDAPRPEQRYTPPSTEIVPEGTGRQCFNLNASN, translated from the coding sequence ATGTCTGAACCTGACGCTCTTCTTCGATTCGTTCGCGAGGCCCTTGCCCTTGGCCGAGACCGCGCTGAAATCGCCGCAACCTTGCGCGACGCTGGGTGGCCCGAGGAGCAGGTACACACCGCCCTCCGGTCGTTCGCCGATGTGGACTATCCCGTCCCTGTCCCGCGGCCCAAACCCTACCTCTCGGCGAAGGAGGCGTTCTGGTACCTCGTCCTTTTCACGACGCTCTACCTCTGGGCGATCTTCTTCGGCGTGCTGCTCTTCGACCTGATCGACGTAGCCGTACCCGACGCCACGGACCCCGACTACACGCTTCGCTACCGCGCAGACGGCATCCGGTGGGCCATCGCAGCCATCCTGGTTGCTTTTCCAACGTTTCTCTTCATGGCCCGCTTCATCGGGCGCTCGCTTGAGCGGGAACCAGAGAAGCGCGCATCGAGGGTGCGCAAGTGGCTGACCTACCTGACGCTCTTTGTGACGGTCTGCATCCTTGTGGGTGACCTGATGTCGCTCTTGTACAACCTCCTGAGCGGCGACCTGACGCTCCGATTCCTGCTCAAGGTCGTTGTTGTGGGCATGATCGCGGGCGGCATCTTGGTCTTCTACCTGCTCGACCTGCGCCGCGACGACGCCCCCCTCGAACAACAGCGTTCCGTCTGGTCCCGACGCATCGGCATGGGCCTCAGCGGCGTCATTGCGGCTGGCATCGTAGCTGGCTTTTTCGTCATCGGCTCGCCGACCACGGCCCGAGGCGTGCAGCTCGACGACCAACGCATCGACGACCTTCGCTTCGTCGAGTCCTCGCTCGCAACGTACTGGGCACGCGAACGAACTCTCCCTGCCGACTTGACCGAGGTGACCGCGATCGAATACCGCTCTGACGACGTGCTCCTTGATCCAGAGACTGGGGTTGCTTACGACTATGAGGTCCGTTCTGACTCGACCTACACCCTTTGCGCCACCTTCGACGCGCCGAGACCGGAACAGCGCTACACGCCGCCGAGCACCGAGATCGTTCCTGAAGGCACAGGGCGGCAGTGCTTCAACCTTAACGCCTCGAACTGA